The genomic region ATTCCAGTCAGGGGATGTGAATGGAGCAATAGCTCAACTGAAATCTGCTCCCCAAAAAACCACTTCTAATAGTCAGCAAGTGAAGATAATTGACCAATGGCAACAAGACTGGGCCAAAGCTGAGACTTTGGCTAATGAAATTAATCGCGCTATTGATAGTGGACAATGGGAAAAGGTCTTGGCCTATCGCAACCAACCAGAGAAGTTGCCTAATATTAAATACTGGCAAGACAAACTAGAACCGTTGTTTAAACAAGCAGCTCAAAAGGTTGCTCAACAAGTTTTACCAAGTCAAAACCCGCAACCGGACACCAACTCTAAAACCAAACCATAGTAGATACCCTGTGTCACACACTTAGTGTAATTCGTCGTATTCTGCTGTTTCTACCCTTCTGCTTTCAGGGTGAGAGGGTGGTAAAAATTCCGCCCGTCGCATGGTTCCCAGGGGTGGTGTTACTCCGTGATAGGGGTGAATTACCTGCACGGTGCGAGAGGGACGTTGTCTAGGCGAAAACAAGGACAACACACCAGCTACTACAATACCACCTCCTACTGTTAAGGTTGCTCCACCTACGGCCCAAATTATGGGTGAATTCCACCATTTTTCCGCTTCAGAAGGCAGTGTGGCCATCATTCTGGTTGGCTGCTGTTGTAGTGAATTCATTTGGTTTTGACTCAAGCTGACGGCATTAATTTGACCCTGTAGCTGTTGGTTTTGTAAGCGCAACTGCTCGTTGTCGCTTCTTAAACTGTCTACTTGAATTTTTAACTTTTCTAGGTCCAATCGCTGGTCTAAAGGTGCTACCGGTTGGGGGTTACCATATCCCCCCTGTCCAGATGGGTACTGTCCCTGGGAAGGCACAATATTGTTGGGTAATTGTGAAATACCAAAGTTGGGTTGTTGTATGGGATTGCTATTTCCTTTCAGCAATAGCAAAGCTGCTAAACCAGCAACAGCTACCCCACCAACAAATGCCATACTCTCACTCATATGGCACACCCCCTAACTAATAAAACTAAGTAGTACCAAGACCATAGTTGTATTGTAACTGACATAATTTTGGAACACACTCACAGTAGATAAATTTATCGTCTAATTTTAATTCAGATTAAT from Cylindrospermopsis curvispora GIHE-G1 harbors:
- a CDS encoding heterocyst differentiation related protein, giving the protein MSESMAFVGGVAVAGLAALLLLKGNSNPIQQPNFGISQLPNNIVPSQGQYPSGQGGYGNPQPVAPLDQRLDLEKLKIQVDSLRSDNEQLRLQNQQLQGQINAVSLSQNQMNSLQQQPTRMMATLPSEAEKWWNSPIIWAVGGATLTVGGGIVVAGVLSLFSPRQRPSRTVQVIHPYHGVTPPLGTMRRAEFLPPSHPESRRVETAEYDELH